The genomic DNA GCGCAGCGCGGGCAGCCCCACCACCACGCCCACGGCGGCCGACAGCCCCGCCGCGCAGGCCAGCGACAGCGCGAACGGCCAGCCCATGCCCGTGAGCACCGCCTGGGTGTACGCCCCCACGCCGAGGAAGGCCGCATGTCCGAGCGAGAACAACCCCGTGAACCCGGCCAGCAGCATGAGCCCCAGGCCCACGATGGCGTAAATCAGCACGAAAGTGAGCTGCGCGAGCCAGTACTCAGGCGCCACCCAGGGTGCTGCGACCAGCCCTACGGCCAGCAGGCTGTACCAGAAGACATGCCCGCCATGTTTGGCGAGGCGCAGGTCTTGTTCGTAGCTGGTCTTGAAGATGAATCTCATGGGGTCACACCTTCTTGCGCAGCTTTTCGCCGAACAGTCCATTCGGTTTGACCATCAACATGATCAGCACCACGATGTACGCCGCCGTGTCCTTGAAGCCGTCGGGCAGATAGAAACCCGAGAGCGATTCGACGATCCCGATGACCAACCCTCCCACGATGGCGCCCGGCAGGCTGCCAAAGCCGCCCACTACGGCGGCGGGAAACGCCTTCAGCCCGATCAGCCCCATGTTGGCGTGCACGAAGGTGATGGGCGCCAGCAGCAGCCCCGCCACGGCGGCCACGGCGGCGGCCAGGCCCCAGGCCAGGCCGTTCAGACGCTGCACGGGGATGCCCATGTAGTACGCGGCCAGCTGGTTCTGCGACGAGGCCTGCATCGCGATGCCCAGCTTGCTGTAGCGGAACATCGCGAACAGCAGCACGCACAGTGCGGCCGTGGCGCCGATCACCACCAGCTGCTCGGCGTTGAGCACCAGCGCGCCCAGGCGGAACGACAGGTCCTTGTAGGGCACGGGCAGCGTGTGCGTGTCGGTGCCGATGTTGGGAATCATGGTGACCAGCCCGCGCAGCACGTAGCCGATGCCGATGGTGAGCATGACGATGGAGAACGCGGGCTGACCGAGGATGGGGCGGATCACCGCGCGTTCGAGCACCACGCCGAAAAGGCCCATGGCCAGGATGCTGGCGAGCACCGCCATCCAGAAGGGAAAGCCCAGCACCGTCATGAGCGCCAGGCCGCAGAACGCGCCCAGCATCATCAGCTCGCCCTGGGCGAAGCTCACGGTCTCCGTGGCCTTGTAGATGAGCACGAAGCCCAGCGCTATCAGGCCGTAGATGCACCCCTGGGAGATACCGCTGATCAACAGTTGCAAGAATTGCACCCTGGCGCTCCAGAATATTTTTACAAAGCGATTGCTTTGCATAAATAATGGTGCCTGTGCCGGACGCATCCCGCACTCGGGGCTAACCCTGATCGGTCCCGGCGCATATTGACGCAGTGCGCGGCGGGGCGCAATAAGGGTTGCGTCCGATAGGCGCACCCCGGGGCGCCCTCCGGCAGGGCCGGGGAAGGCGCGCAACACCCTCTGAGAGAACGCCATGTCCGTACAGATAGAGACCGAGGACCGTGTCACGCTGGTGACACTGCACCGCCCCGACGTGCGCAATGCCGTGGACGCGGCGACCGCGCGAGCGCTCCACGCCGCGTTCCTGGCGTTCGAGCAGGACGGCGCGGCCGACGTGGCGGTGTTCCATGGCGCTGGCGGGCATTTCTGCGCGGGCTGGGACCTGCAGTCGGGGGCGCGGCTGCAGGCGCAGGGCGTGGCGCCCGAGGCGCTGGCCGGATCGCTCGATTTCACGGCCGACACCCCGCTGCCGCTGGGGCCGATGGGCCCCAGCCGGTTGCACCTCACCAAGCCGGTGATCGCCGCAGTCAGCGGCGCGGCCGTGGCCGGTGGCATGGAACTGGCGCTGTGGTGCGACCTGCGCGTGATGGAAGAGGACGCGTACTTCGGTGTCTTTTGCCGCCGCTTCGGCGTGCCGCTGATCGACGGCGGAACCGTGCGCCTGCCCCGCCTGGTGGGCCTGTCGCACGCGCTGGACCTCATCCTCACCGGCCGCAAGGTCGGGTCGGCGGAGGCCTTGCGCATGGGGCTGTGCAACCGCGTGGTGCCCCCGGGGCAGGCGCTGCAGGCGTCGCTCGCGCTGGCGCGGGAGATCGCTGCATTCCCGCAGGCCACGCTGCGCGCCGACCGGGCCAGCGCGCTCGCGGCCGAAGGGCTGCCGCTGCAGGAGGCCCTGCTGCGCGAGTGGGCGGGGGGCCGGGCGTGCCTGGCCGACGCCCTGCGGGGAGCGGCGCGGTTCGCCGACGGGCAGGGACGCCATGGTGAGTTTTGAGTGAAAATGGCCGCCAGCGCTTATCGTGAAAGCGCAGTGTGCTATATAAAATATAGCAAATGACGTTCGTGGGCCCGAGCTGCCCGCGCGCACTCCCCCAGGAAACCCATGAGCAAATCCACCACACCGCCCCCGCAAGCCTTCGAGCCCGACTTCATTGCCGGGCTCAAGGCCATCTTTGAAGAGAAGATCGTGTTCAACCAGGTGCTGGGCCTCAAGATCACCTCCCTCAAGCCCGATGGCGTGGTGGGCCGCATCGACATGAAGCCGGACCTGGTGGGCCACTATGCGTACAACCGCATCCACGGCGGCGTGATCAGCGCGGGGCTGGACGCCATGGGCGGGCTGGCCGTGATGGCGGCCATCGGCGCCAAGCACATGGACGAGGCGCCCGAGCAGCGCCTGCACCGCTTTGCCAAGCTGGGCACCATCGACCTGCGCATCGACTACCTGCGCCCCGGCATCGGCAGCCACTTCGAGCTGCGCGCCAACGTGCTGCGGCTGGGCTCGCGCGTGGCCAGCACGCGCATGGAATTCCTCGGCCCGGACGGGGAGATCATGTCGGCGGGGGCCGCGGCGTACATCGTGTCGTAGCGCCCTGAGCGGCTAGGCCGCTGTGCGGCGCGGGCGGGGACGGCGCCTTCGCTGCGGGGCGGCTTCACCGCCAAGGCGCTGCGCGCGCACCCCTCTTCGGACACGGGGGCGAGGTCACGGCCGCTGCCGCGCCCCCATCGCGTGGATGTGTGATCCCGCAAGCCTTGCAAGCGCATGCTACGGACGAACCGTTTGGTTACCGTTCTTGCGTAACGAAGGCATCTTTCACAGGGCCCCAAACCTACGATGACTTCTTTTCAAGGAGATCTGATGGCCGTGCAAAACCCCTTCTTTGGCAAGCGTGAACCTGAGTCGTTCCAACCCCGCCATGGCACCACCACTTCATCATCCTCATCTGCCGCCTCCAGCCTGAGCGGCACGGCGGCCAGCAGCGCGGCCACGGCGCAGTCCGTGGCCGGCACCGCCGCCAACCGGTCTTCCAGCGACTCCTCGGGCAGCAAGCTCACGGTGGGCCCCAACATCAAGCTCAAGGGCGTGGAGATCACCGATTGCGACACGCTCGTGGTCGAAGGCACGGTCGAGGCCACCATGGATTCGCGCGTCATCCAGATCTCTGAAAACGGCGCCTTCCGCGGCTCGGCCGAGATCGACATCGCCGAAATCCATGGCGAGTTCAATGGCACGCTCACCGTGCGCCAGAAGCTCGTGATCTACAGCACCGGCAAGGTCAACGGCAAGATCCGCTACGGCAAGCTGGTGGTGGAAGAGGGCGGGCAGCTCGCGGGCGAGATCGAGGCGGGCTTTGCCAGCGGCGCGTCGTCGTCCGGCGCGCAGCGCACGGCGTCTGCACCGCTGCGGGCCGAGCCCACGGCGATGGCGGCCTGATCCGCATCGCGGCACACAGATAACCAGGGCATTCAGGCACCCGCGGCAGCTCGGCCTGGCTGGAGCCGTCACGGGTGCCTTGTGCCGTCCTGCGTGCCGGTGGCGGCGCGGCGCGGGTGCGGAGAAGGCGGCATGGAAATGGCTTTGTAAAATTTCCACGTCGTCTTGCACTCCGGGCGCGCTTTCTTCGCGCCATCGCCACCATGACACGAGTTCTATTTGCCACGTGCCTTGCCCTGGCTGCGCTCAACGCCTGGCCGCAGGCCGAGCCGTCCGAGCCCGTGCGGCGCGCCACGCGGCAGCCGGTGCAGCGCGATGCCGCGCCCGGCCCCGCGCAGGCACCCGCACCGGCCAGCGCCCTCACGCCCTTCGTGGATGCCCATGTGCACCTCAACAGCCTGCCGATGCAGCTGGAGCTCATGGCGCGCTGGGGGGCCAGCCACGCGGTGGTGTTCTGGGGCGGGCGCAGCAGCAATGAGTCCGTGGCCGAGGCCGGGCGCCAGCACCCCGGCGTGCTGATTCCGTTCGCCTCGATATCGCCCGAACGCACGGCGTACCGGCCGCACTGGGAGCACAACGGCGTCGAACTGCTCACACAGCTCGACGACATGCTGGCGACCGGCCTCTACAAGGGCATCGGCGAAATTTCGGTGGCGCACTTTCCCTCGGCCGGCTTCGCGGAGACGGACTTCGGCGTGGCCGGCCCGATGATGGCGGGCATCCTGGAGCTGGCCCGCAAGCACAAGGTGCCGGTGATGGTGCATGTCGAAAGCACGCGCATGGCGGAGCTTTCACAGCTCTTGCAGCGGTTCCCGGGTGTGCCCGTGATCTGGGCGCACGGGGGCTATACGCCGCTGTTCCTGGCGCGGCGCATGCTGGAGCGGCATCCCAACCTCTACTACGAACTGAGTGCGCGCACCTGGCCCCACCATCCCCGCTCGCCGGACTACACCATCCTGCGCGATGGCACGCGCGTCTGGCCCGAGTGGCTGGCGCTCATCGAGGAACAGCCCGGGCGCTTTCTGGTGGGAACGGATGCGAGCCACCGCTCGGCCGCGAGCGACGACATGAAGTACGCGAGCGTGCAGGGCTTCCTGGCCCAGCTGTCGCCTGGCGCGCGCCAGGAGGTGGCGCGGGGCACGCTGATGCGGCTGGTGGGGCTCGGGCAGCCCTAGGCCGCATGCCGGTCCGGGTCTCCCCGGAAAGCCTGCGCAAAGGCCGGGCCGTGCGGGGCCGTTTCTCCCCTACGACGGATTCGGCGCCAGCTTGGGCACGGGGCGCGGGCGTCCCTGCTCGTCGATGGCCACGTAGGTGAGCCGCGCCTCCGTCACCTTCACGTACCGGCCCTGCTCGGCAAAACGCTCGGCATACACCTCCACCTCCACGGTGACCGAGGTGTTGCCCACGCGCGTGATGGACGAGAAGAACGACAGGATGTCGCCCACGCGCACGGGCTGCTTGAAGATGAACTCGTTCACGGCCACGGTGGCCATGCGGCCCTGCATGTAGCGCGCGGGCAGCACCGAGCCGGCGAGGTCGACCTGTGCCATCACCCAGCCCCCGAAGATGTCGCCGTTGCCATTGGTGTCGGCGGGCATGGGGATCACCTTGAGCACCAGTTCCTTGTCGGAGGGCAATGCGGCGGGGGGCGGGCTGAAAACGGCAGACATGGGCACAATCTCGGTTGGGGCTGAGCCAATCCTTGGGGAACCAGGGGTTTCATCACAGGCTCGCGCCCTGCAAAAAACCACCTGGGCATCAGCCGGGTCGGTAAAAACAACAACTGGAATTGTCCCCCATGCGCCACCACGGCGAAACCGCCCCTTCCGCCACCGCCACCATTGCACCGCCTGCGCAGTCCGACTGGAGCACCCTGAACCGCCTGCTGCCCTACCTGTGGCAGTACAAGTGGCGCGTGATCGCCGCCATCGTGTTCATGGTGGGTGCCAAGGTGGCCAACGTGGGCGTGCCCCTTCTGCTCAAGACGCTGGTCGATGCGATGAGCTTCAAGCCCGGAGACCCGGCGGCGCTGCTGGTGGTGCCCGTGGGGCTGCTGGTGGCCTACGGCGCGCTGCGGCTGTCCACGTCGCTGTTCACCGAGCTGCGCGAACTGGTGTTCGCCAAGGCCACGCAGGGGGCGGCGCGCTCCATCGCGCTGCAGACCTTCGAGCACCTGCATGCCCTGAGCCTGCGCTTTCACCTGGAGCGGCAGACCGGCGGCATGACGCGCGACATCGAACGCGGCGTGCGCGGCATCGAGTCGCTGATCTCCTTCACGCTGTTCAACGTGGTGGCCACGCTGGTCGAGGTGGTGCTGGTGCTGTCCGTGCTGGCCGTGAAGTTCGACGCCTGGTTTGCCTGGATCACGCTGGCGGCGCTGGCGTTCTACATCGTCTTCACGGTGCTGGTGACCGAGTGGCGCACCCAGTTCCGGCGCGAGGCCAACGAGTTCGATTCGGCCGCGCACACCAAGGCCGTGGATTCGCTGCTCAACTACGAGACGGTCAAGTACTTCAACAACGAAGGCTTCGAGGCCCGCCGCTACGACGAAAGCCTGGAGCGCCTGCGCCGCGCGCGGCTCAAGAGCCAGACGACGCTGTCCCTGCTCAACACGGGGCAGCAGCTCATCATCGCCGCCGGGCTGGTGGCCATGCTCTGGCGCGCCACGCAGGGCGTGGTCGATGGCCGCATGACGCTGGGCGACCTCGTCATGGTCAATGCCTTCATGATCCAGCTGTACATCCCGCTCAACTTCCTGGGCGTGATCTACCGCGAGATCAAGCAGAGCCTGACCGACCTGGACAAGATGTTCACGCTGATGGACAAGGAGCGCGAGGTGGCCGACCGCCCCGGCGCATTGCCCCTGGCCGGGCTGGACCAGCCCGCCGTGCGCTTCGAGGACGTGCATTTCGCCTACGAGGTGCGCAAGGGCGGCGACCTTGGCAGTGGCCGCCCCATCCTGCAGGGCATCAGCTTCGAGATCCCCGCGGGCAAGACGGTGGCGGTGGTCGGGCCCTCGGGCTCGGGCAAGTCCACGCTGGCGCGGCTGCTGTTCCGCTTCTACGACATCCAGCAGGGCCGCATCACCATCGCCGGGCAGGAAATCCGCGCCGTGACGCAGGCCAGCGTGCGCCAGGCGATCGGCATCGTGCCGCAGGACACGGTGCTGTTCAACGACACGGTGGCCTACAACATCGCCTACGGCCGCCCCGGCGCCAGCCAGGCCGAGGTGGAAGCGGCCGCGCGCTCCGCCCGCATCCACGACTTCATCGCCAGCACCCCCAAGGGCTACGGCACCATGGTGGGCGAGCGCGGGCTCAAGCTCTCGGGCGGCGAGAAGCAGCGCGTGGCCATTGCGCGCACCCTGCTCAAGAACCCGCCCATCCTGATCTTTGACGAAGCCACCTCGGCGCTGGACTCGGCCAACGAGCGCGCGATCCAGGCCGAGCTGCAGAACGTCTCGCAGAACAAGACCACCCTGGTGATCGCCCACCGCCTCTCCACGGTGGTGGAAGCGCACGAGATCCTGGTCATGGACGCGGGACGCATCATCGAGCGCGGCACGCATGCCCAGCTGCTGGCCCTGGGTGGCCGCTACGCGGGCATGTGGTCCTTGCAACAGGAAAGCCCCCCCGAGTCGCCTGCGGCGCTTTCCCCCTGAGGGGCGGCACCCCCGCCATGGGGCGGCCCTTGCCGGGTGCCTCTCGCGCGGGCCGCGCCGGTTTTGTACGCTCTGCGCGCAAGGAGACGATGCACGCCGCACGGCTCTTGTTCTCGCAGTTTTTTTCCATTGACATTGCATTGACCCATGAAGCCTGTCCTGCTTGCCCTCATGTTCCTGTCCGAAGAGCACATCGCCCAGATGGCTCAGACCTTCGAGGTGGTCTACGCCCCCGACGCGCCCCAGGCCGCGGCTGCCATTGCGCAGCATGGCGGGCGCGTGCGCGTGGTGCTCACCATCGGTGCCGTGGGCCTGAGCCCCGCGCAGATCGACGCATTGCCCGCGCTCACCCTCATCTGCGTGCTGGGCGCAGGCTATGAGAACGTGGCCGTTGCGCACGCCAAGGCGCGCGGCATCGTGGTGGCCACGGGCGCGGGCACCAACGACGACTGCGTGGCCGACCACACCTGGGGCCTGCTGATCGCGGCGCAGCGCCGCATCCTGGCGCTGGACAAGGCCACGCGTGCGGGCATCTGGCGCACGGCGCTGCCGCTGCCGCCCAACGTGTCGCACAAGCGCCTGGGCATCATCGGGCTGGGCACCATCGGCAAGAAGATCGCGCAGCGCGCGCTGGGCTTCGAGATCGAGGTGGGCTACCACAACCGCAGCGTGCGCACCGATGTGCCCTACCGCTACTTCGCAGACGTGGCGGCGCTGGCCGGATGGGCGGACTTCCTCGTGGTCGCCACGCCGGGTGGTGCAGGTACCAGGCACCTCGTCAATGCCGCTGTGCTGGATGCCCTGGGCGCACGCGGCGTGGTGGTCAACATCGCGCGCGGCAGCGTGATCGACACGGCCGCCCTGGCCGCCGCGCTGCGCGAAGGCCGCATCGCGGCGGCGGGCCTCGATGTGTACGAAAGCGAGCCCGCGCCCCCGGCCGAGCTGCTGGACCTGGACAACGTGGTGCTCACGCCCCACGTGGCGGGCTGGTCGCCCGAGGCGGTGCAGGCCTCGGTGGACCGGTTCATGGAAAACGCCCGGCGCCACCTGGCGGGCGAGGCGCCCGCCACGGTGGTGTGACAGAAGGTTCAATAGTGATATCGGCTGCTGGCGCTTGCTGGACAAGCGCTGGCAGCTATTCCATCAGGAGCGACTCATGTCCGTCGATTTGAATGCGCTGCAGGCCCGGCTGCGTGTGTTTGCGGCCGAACGGCAGTGGCAGCCGTTCCACACCCCCAAGAACCTGGCCATGGCGCTGATGGTGGAGGCGGCCGAGCTGGCCGAGATCTTCCAGTGGATGACGCCCGAGCAGTCGCGGTCGGTGCGCGACGACCCGGCGTTCAAGGAGCCCATCGCCGATGAAGTGGCCGATGTGCTGCTGTACCTGCTGCAGCTGGCCGACCATGCGGGCGTGGACCTGGCCGAAGCGGTGGAGCACAAGCTGCGCAAGAACGCCGTCAAGCACCCCGCACCAGAAAACCTGAAGTGAACGAGGGCGCCTGCACCGGTGTTGCATGCCGGGTGCTCTCCATTTGGCGGTGACGGGACGCCCATGAAAAAGCCCCGCCAGGGCGGGGCTTTTTCATGCTGCACGCACCGGCTTACTTCCGTGCGCCGGTGATGGCATTGCTCACTTCTTGCGCGCGGCGATCGCCTTCTCGGCCGAGCCCACCAGGTCGGCGCCGATCTGGCCCTTCCACTTTTCGTACACGGGGCGCGTGGCCTTCACGAAGGCATCGCGCTCGGCGGTGGAGAGCTGCGTGACGGTCACGCCATTGGCGGCGATGTCCTTGAGCAGGGGCTTGTCGGCCTCGACCATGCCCTTGCGGGCAATGGCGATCTCCTCCTTGCCGGCATCGATGGCGGCCTGCTTGACGATCTCGCGGTCGGCGGGTGTCCAGGACGCCCAGATGTCCTTGTTGACCACGAAGATCAGCGGGTCGTTCACGTAGCCCCACATCGTCACGTGCTTTTGCGCCACGGTGTGCAGCTTGGCGGCCATGTACACGGCAATCGGGTTCTCCTGGCCGTCCACGGCGCCGCTGGCAAACGCGGGCTGTGCATCGGCCCAGCTCATCTGGGTGGGGTTGGCGCCCAGCGCGGTGAAGGTGTCCAGGAACAGGGGCGAGCCCACCACGCGGATCTTCAGGCCCTTCAGGTCCTCGGGGGTCTTGATCGCCTTCTTGGAATTGGAGATCTCGCGGTAGCCGTTCTCGCCCCAGGCCAGGGGCATCACGCCCGCCTTGTCCAGGGTCTGGAAGATCTGCTTGCCCACGTCGCCCTGCGTCACCGCGTCCACCGCCGCGTAGTCGGGGAACAGGAAGGGCAGCGAGAACAGGTTGAGCTGCTTGACCTGGGGCGACCAGTTGATGGTGGAGCCCACAGCCATGTCGATCACGCCCTGGCGCAGCGCGCTGAACTCGCGCGTCTGGTCGCCCTGGATCAGCGAGACGCCGGGGTACAGCTTGATGTTGATGCGGCCGCTGGTGCGCTCGCGGACCTTGTTGGCCCAGAGTTCGCCGCCCTTGCCCCAGGGGAAGGCGGTGCCCAGCACCAGCGACATGCGGTACTCGCTCTTGTAGGCCGTCTGGGCAATGGCGGCGGGGGCGGTGAAGGCGAGGGCGGCCGCAGTGGCGACGGCGGAAGTGAGGAAAGTGCGCAGTTTCATTGTTTCAGTCTCCTTGTAGAAATCAGGGGTCAATGTGTGAATCAATAACCGAGTTTGGCGGGCAGCCACAGGGCCAGTTGCGGGAAGGCGATCACGAGCACCATCACGAGGAACATGGCGAACAGCATCCAGCCCACCCAGCGCACGGTGGATTCCATGCGCACGCCGGCGATGCGGCACGAGACCATGAGGTTCACGGCCAGCGGCGGTGTGAACTGGCCCAGGGCCACCTTCAGGGTCAGGATCACGCCGAACCAGACAGGGTCCCATTTGTAGAACTGCATGATGGGCAGCAGCAGCGGCACGAAGATCAGGAAGATCGAGATGCCGTCGAGGAACATGCCCACGGTGATGAGCAGCACGATGAGCAGCGCCAGCACGCCGTACTCGCCCAGGCCGGAGTTCACGATGGCGTTGGCCACCGGGTCGATCACGCCCAGCGTGGACAGCGAATACGCAAAGATGCCCGCGAGCGACACCACGATGAGGATCACGGCCGACAGCTCGCCCGATTCGCGCAGGATGGGGAACAGGTCGCGCACCTTGATCGTGCGGTGGATCACCATGCCCACGAACAGGCCGTAGAACACGGCCACCACGGCGGCCTCGGTGGGGGTGAACCAGCCGGCGCGCATGCCGCCCAGGATCAGCACCGGCGCGGCCAGGCCCCAGGTGGCCTCGCGCAGGCTCTTCCAGAACGGGGGGCGGGGCATCGTGGCTTCCAGCGCGCCCATCTTGTGCTTGCGGGCCATCCACACGGCCGGCACGATCAGCGCGATGCCTGCCAGGATGCCGGGGATCATGCCGGCGGCGAACAGCGCCGGCACCGAGGCGCCGGGCACCAGCACCGAGTAGATGATGAACGCGACCGAGGGCGGGATCAGGATGTCCGTGGCCGCTGCCGCGCCCACCACGCTGGCCGAGAACGAGGGCGGGTAGCCCGCGCGCGACATGGCCGCGATCATCACGCCGCCCACGGCGGCGGCGTTGGCCGGGCCCGAACCCGAGATGCCCCCGAGGAACATGGCCACGGCGATCGCCACCAGCGGCAGCATGCCCGGGCCGCGTCCGACGATGGCCACGGCGAAGTTGACCAGGCGCAGCGCCACGCCCGAGCGGTCGAAGATGGAGCCGACCAGCACGAACATGGGGATGGCCAGCAGCGGGTACTTGCCCAGCCCGGCGTAGAAGTTCTGCGGCACGGCCAGCAGGCCGAACCACTGGCTGTCGGCATTGGCCAGCGCGATGGCGGCGGCGCCCGCCAGGCCCAGCGCGGCGCCGATCGGCACGCCCACGAACATCAGGCCCAGGAAGGCCACGAACAGGAGCGTGGCGATCATGGCCGGGCGTCCTCGGCAGATTCATCGGTGGCCCCGGGCGCCGCGCGCGTGCGCCGCACCAGCAGGCCGACGGCCCGCGCCGCGATCAGCGTGGACAGCACGGGCAGCCAGATTGAATACCACCACTGCGGCACGCCGATTCCGGGCGAGGTCTCGCCGAAGCGGTAGTCGTCCCACACCACGCGCACGCTCAGCACCGCGATCAGCCCGAACAGCAGGGCCACGGTGATGGCTCCCAGCTGCGCCAGGCGCCTGCTGCGCAGGGCCGAGCCACCTTCGGCGAAATACTCGATGCGGATGTGCTGGTCGCGCGCCACGGCGGCGGAGCCCGCCACCAGGGCCAGCACGATCATCAGGAACACGGAGATTTCCTCCGTCCAGGCGAAGGAGGAGTTGGTGAAATAGCGCACCAGCACATTGGCGAACGTGATGAGCGCGAGCGCCGCCATCACGAGGACGGTGAGCCAGTCTTCAAGGCGCAGCGAGCGGGGCTCGGCGTCGGGGCTGGCAGCGCCGGGCGATGCATCGGCCGCGGGCCCGGGGGGGGGAGAGGAGGACATGGGAGCAGGGGTGGAGGGGAACAAACATATGCGAATGCCGGCCGCCCTGCCCGGCGGTGTTGTGCACCGGGGGCTGGGGCGAATCCCGCCCCGAGCGCAAAAAAAGCGCGGTAAGCGCTGCTTTCTATTATGCGATGGTTGCTATGCATGCACACCATTGGTGCGCCTGGGGCGGGCTGTGAAAACCCTCATATCTTTACGAAGCACGTCCGCGGGCGCGCGCGGATAATGCGCCCATGGAAACCAAGTGGCTAGAGGATTTTGTCAGTCTTGCGGAAACGCGCAGCTTCAGCCGCTCCGCCCAGTTACGCCACGTGACGCAGCCCGCCTTCTCCCGGCGCATCCAGGCCCTGGAAGCCTGGGCGGGCACCGATCTGGTGGACCGGAGCTCCTACCCCACCCGCCTCACGCCCGCCGGCAAGACCCTGTACGACCAGGCGCTGGAAATGCTGCAGGCACTGCAGAACACGCGCGCCATGCTGCGCGCGCACACCAGCGCCGGCAAGGACATGATCGAGTTCGCGGTGCCGCACACGCTCGCGTTCACCTTCTTCCCCGCCTGGGTGTCCAGCCTGCACGACAAGTTCGGCCCGTTCAAGAGCCGCCTCATCGCCCTGAACGTGCACGACGCCGTGATGCGGCTGGTGGAGGGCGGCTGCGACCTGCTGATCGCCTACCACCACCCTTCGCAGCCGTTCCAGCTCGATGCCGACCGCTACGAGATGGTGAGCCTGGGGCAGGAGGTGCTCTCCCCTTACAGCAAGGCCGACGCGGAAGGCCAGCCGCTGCACCGCCTGCCGGGCCGCGCCGGGCAGCCGCTGCCCTACCTGGGTTACGCGCCCGGTGCCTACCTGGGGCGCGTGACGGAGCTGATCCTCAAGGAGTCCGGCACGCCCATCCATCTGGAGCGGGTGTACGAGACGGACATGGCCGAGGGCCTCAAGGCCATGGCGCTCGAGGGCCATGGCGTGGCCTTCCTGCCGCACAGCGCGGTGAAGAAGGAGCTGCGCTCGCGCCGCCTGGTCAGTGCGGCGCCGCCCGATACCGAAGGACTGCAGATGACCATGGACGTGCGCGCCTACCGCGAAAAGCCCGCGGGCAAGGAAGCCCCCAAGGGCACGGCGCAGGCCCTGTGGACTTACCTGCAATCCCAGGCAGGGTCATGCTAAGGGTAAATACGGATATAAACACTTTGCATAGTTGCGCGCGCAAACGGCATTGGAATTTCACGGTAACGACACGTACAGTCTGCGCCATCGACGGGTCGGTTACCGCAGCGCGCGCCCTCTGAAGGCCCCACGGTGGCACGAACATTGCAAATCCGATCCATCCACTCACCGAGACACCGTATGAACGTTCAGCATTGGGGAATTGCCTGGGGCCTTGCCGCCCTGTGCAGCGCTTTTGCGACTTCTGCGCAGGCCTCGGTGCTCGAGCGCATCGGCGCTGGCGGCAAGCTGGTGATCGCCCACCGGGAATCGTCGGTGCCTTTCTCGTACATCGACACCCAGTCCGGCAAGCCGGTGGGCTACGCGATGGATCTGTGCCTGCGCCTGGCCGAGGTGGTGCGCAAGAAGACCGGCAAGAAGGACATGGAGGTCGAGTTCGTGGCGGTCACGCCGGCCAACCGCATCGCGGTGATCGAGCAGGGCAAGGCCGACATGGAGTGCGGCTCCACCACCAACAACGCCGAGCGGCGCCAGAAAGTGGCCTTCACGATCCCCCACTTCATTACCGGCGCGCGGCTGCTGGTGAAGTCCGCCAGCCCCATCGACCGCGTGGAAGACCTCAACGGCAAGAAACTGGTGTCCACCAAGGGCACGACGCCGCTGAAGGCGGCCGACCAGGCCAACCGCGAACGCCTGATGGGCATCACCATCGTGGAGGCGCCCGACCATGCCAAGGCCGTCGAAATGGTGGAAAAGGGCGAGGCCGACGCCTTCGTGATGG from Acidovorax sp. A79 includes the following:
- a CDS encoding branched-chain amino acid ABC transporter permease — translated: MQFLQLLISGISQGCIYGLIALGFVLIYKATETVSFAQGELMMLGAFCGLALMTVLGFPFWMAVLASILAMGLFGVVLERAVIRPILGQPAFSIVMLTIGIGYVLRGLVTMIPNIGTDTHTLPVPYKDLSFRLGALVLNAEQLVVIGATAALCVLLFAMFRYSKLGIAMQASSQNQLAAYYMGIPVQRLNGLAWGLAAAVAAVAGLLLAPITFVHANMGLIGLKAFPAAVVGGFGSLPGAIVGGLVIGIVESLSGFYLPDGFKDTAAYIVVLIMLMVKPNGLFGEKLRKKV
- a CDS encoding crotonase/enoyl-CoA hydratase family protein; this translates as MSVQIETEDRVTLVTLHRPDVRNAVDAATARALHAAFLAFEQDGAADVAVFHGAGGHFCAGWDLQSGARLQAQGVAPEALAGSLDFTADTPLPLGPMGPSRLHLTKPVIAAVSGAAVAGGMELALWCDLRVMEEDAYFGVFCRRFGVPLIDGGTVRLPRLVGLSHALDLILTGRKVGSAEALRMGLCNRVVPPGQALQASLALAREIAAFPQATLRADRASALAAEGLPLQEALLREWAGGRACLADALRGAARFADGQGRHGEF
- a CDS encoding thioesterase family protein yields the protein MSKSTTPPPQAFEPDFIAGLKAIFEEKIVFNQVLGLKITSLKPDGVVGRIDMKPDLVGHYAYNRIHGGVISAGLDAMGGLAVMAAIGAKHMDEAPEQRLHRFAKLGTIDLRIDYLRPGIGSHFELRANVLRLGSRVASTRMEFLGPDGEIMSAGAAAYIVS
- a CDS encoding polymer-forming cytoskeletal protein, with the protein product MAVQNPFFGKREPESFQPRHGTTTSSSSSAASSLSGTAASSAATAQSVAGTAANRSSSDSSGSKLTVGPNIKLKGVEITDCDTLVVEGTVEATMDSRVIQISENGAFRGSAEIDIAEIHGEFNGTLTVRQKLVIYSTGKVNGKIRYGKLVVEEGGQLAGEIEAGFASGASSSGAQRTASAPLRAEPTAMAA
- a CDS encoding amidohydrolase family protein; translation: MTRVLFATCLALAALNAWPQAEPSEPVRRATRQPVQRDAAPGPAQAPAPASALTPFVDAHVHLNSLPMQLELMARWGASHAVVFWGGRSSNESVAEAGRQHPGVLIPFASISPERTAYRPHWEHNGVELLTQLDDMLATGLYKGIGEISVAHFPSAGFAETDFGVAGPMMAGILELARKHKVPVMVHVESTRMAELSQLLQRFPGVPVIWAHGGYTPLFLARRMLERHPNLYYELSARTWPHHPRSPDYTILRDGTRVWPEWLALIEEQPGRFLVGTDASHRSAASDDMKYASVQGFLAQLSPGARQEVARGTLMRLVGLGQP
- a CDS encoding acyl-CoA thioesterase yields the protein MSAVFSPPPAALPSDKELVLKVIPMPADTNGNGDIFGGWVMAQVDLAGSVLPARYMQGRMATVAVNEFIFKQPVRVGDILSFFSSITRVGNTSVTVEVEVYAERFAEQGRYVKVTEARLTYVAIDEQGRPRPVPKLAPNPS